One region of Camelina sativa cultivar DH55 chromosome 6, Cs, whole genome shotgun sequence genomic DNA includes:
- the LOC104793906 gene encoding glutathione S-transferase T3-like, whose translation MESNNTPNSQSQSYFILVNFPYDSFAPNVNIGSSQIPAFSSQTSSQPSQPPSQPEEIAEQRRERRIWSTQDDLVLISGWLNTSKDAIVGNDQRAGSFWKRIGDYYASSTHVLGGAEPRRPGHCRQRWQKISKEVSRFCGAYAESKGEKASGMNDLDILQNAHQIFTKLYKKKFGLEYA comes from the coding sequence ATGGAATCAAATAATACTCCTAATAGTCAGTCTCAATCCTACTTTATCCTTGTTAACTTCCCATATGACAGCTTTGCTCCCAATGTAAACATTGGTTCCTCTCAAATCCCTGCTTTTAGTTCACAAACTAGTTCACAGCCAAGTCAACCTCCTAGTCAACCAGAAGAGATAGCAGAACAGCGTAGGGAGAGAAGGATATGGTCCACACAAGATGACTTAGTCCTAATAAGCGGCTGGTTAAACACATCGAAGGATGCAATAGTTGGGAATGACCAAAGGGCAGGGTCCTTTTGGAAGCGTATAGGAGACTATTATGCATCAAGTACTCATGTACTTGGTGGTGCTGAGCCAAGACGCCCTGGCCATTGTAgacaaagatggcaaaaaaTCAGTAAGGAAGTGAGCAGGTTCTGTGGAGCTTATGCAGAGTCAAAGGGTGAGAAAGCTAGTGGCATGAATGATTTGGATATTCTGCAAAATGCTCACCAAATCTTCACTAAGctgtacaagaagaagtttggtttgGAGTATGCTTGA
- the LOC104790255 gene encoding uncharacterized protein LOC104790255 — MASSSNNFHYHYDPNNDSFNQYFQEKFNNQFEAAEEEIPAERNKRTYIDRKREEGHKCLWNNYFSDNPTYTKRQFCRRFRMNKSLFLRVVNRLSEEVPYFQPKKDATFRNGLSPLQQCTAAFRLLAYGTGSDSVDEYIRLAESNARKCLEHFVVGIVDLFGIEYLRRPTPEDLQRLLFYGEQRDFPGMLEASTVCSGSGKIAQPLGKECIHEAPVNHQLFWRR, encoded by the coding sequence ATGGCATCTTCATCCAACAATTTTCACTACCATTATGATCCGAATAATGATAGTTTTAACCAATATTTTCAAGAGAAGTTTAATAATCAATTTGAAGCTGCTGAAGAGGAAATTCCGGCCGAAAGGAATAAACGTACATATATCGATAGAAAACGGGAAGAAGGGCACAAATGTTTGTGGAAcaattattttagtgataatccGACTTACACGAAGAGGCAATTTTGCAGACGGTTTCGAATGAACAAGTCATTGTTCTTGCGTGTTGTGAATCGTCTcagtgaagaagttccatattttcaaccaaaaaaggaTGCAACCTTCCGGAATGGTTTATCACCGCTACAACAATGTACTGCAGCATTTCGACTATTAGCATATGGTACTGGGTCGGACTCGGTTGACGAATATATACGTCTTGCTGAATCGAATgctcgtaaatgtttggaacatttcGTCGTCGGAATAGTTGACTTGTTTGGCATTGAATACCTACGCCGACCCACACCAGAGGATCTTCAAAGGCTACTCTTTTATGGAGAACAGCGGGATTTTCCCGGGATGTTGGAAGCATCGACTGTATGCAGTGGAAGTGGAAAAATTGCCCAACCGCTtggaaaggaatgtattcaCGAGGCACCAGTAAACCACCAATTGTTTTGGAGGcggtag
- the LOC104790252 gene encoding cytochrome P450 71B3-like, with protein sequence MLIPLYCFWFILLPALFSFIFIKKTKYSKQNLPPSPPKLPIIGNLHQLRGLFHRCLHDLSTKHGPVIYLRLGFVQMVVISSSEGAEEALKTHDLECCNRPLTNASSKFSRDGKDIAFAPYGEVSREVRKISFLNFFSTKKVRCFRYIREEENDLMVKKLKESALKNSTVDLSQTLFCLVGSVICRAAFGQSFYESKHINKDRIKDFMFEFQKVGSLSSSDLFPFGLGWFMDFVSGQQKRLRKVLFQVDTLMDHVIDDHLKNPEEKTNQDCPDIVDSILDTMHKQKQDESFKLTIDHLKGIIQEIYLAGVDTSAITTIWAMAELIKNPRVMKKTQDEIRTCIGINQNERIEEEDTHKLHYLKLVIKETLRLHPAAPLLLPRETMADIKIQGYDIPCKTLLLINAWSIGRNPKLWRNPEEFNPDRFIDCPIDYKGNNFEMLPFGSVRKICPGMAFGIATVELTLLNLLYFFDWRLPEESKDIDMEEAGDTTIVKKVPLELIPVPYHRMMA encoded by the exons atgtTGATTCCACTGTATTGCTTCTGGTTTATACTTCTTCCCGCTCTTTTCTCGTTTATATTcattaagaaaaccaaatacTCGAAACAAAATCTTCCTCCGAGCCCACCGAAGCTTCCGATCATCGGAAACCTACACCAGCTTCGAGGATTGTTTCATAGATGTCTTCACGATCTCTCCACGAAACACGGACCCGTGATTTACCTCCGTCTAGGTTTTGTCCAAATGGTGGTTATCTCATCGAGCGAAGGAGCTGAAGAAGCTCTAAAAACTCATGACCTTGAATGCTGTAACAGACCTTTGACGAACGCCTCATCAAAATTCTCGCGTGACGGTAAAGACATAGCATTTGCGCCATATGGTGAGGTTTCGAGAGAGGTGCGCAAGATTTCTTTTCTCAACTTTTTCAGCACGAAAAAGGTCCGATGTTTTAGGTACATcagagaggaagagaatgatctcatggtcaagaaactgAAGGAATCGGCTCTGAAAAACTCTACGGTAGATTTGAGCCAAACACTTTTCTGTCTTGTTGGAAGTGTCATATGTAGAGCCGCCTTTGGACAAAGTTTCTACGAAAGCAAGCATATCAATAAAGACAGGATCAAAGATTTCATGTTTGAGTTCCAGAAAGTTGGGTCTCTCAGTAGTTCTGATCTTTTCCCTTTTGGTTTGGGATGGTTTATGGACTTTGTGTCAGGACAACAGAAGAGACTTCGTAAAGTTCTCTTTCAGGTTGATACATTAATGGATCATGTAATTGACGATCACTTGAAGAACCctgaagagaaaacaaatcaagattGCCCTGATATTGTTGACTCGATTCTGGATACTATGCATAAACAAAAGCAAGATGAATCATTCAAGCTCACCATCGATCATCTCAAAGGAATCATCCAA GAAATATATCTTGCTGGAGTAGACACAAGCGCCATCACAACAATTTGGGCAATGGCAGAGCTTATTAAAAACCCGCGAGTGATGAAAAAAACTCAAGACGAGATCCGAACTTGCATTGGAATCAATCAAAATGAGAGAATCGAGGAAGAAGATACCCATAAGCTTCATTACTTGAAACTTGTGATCAAAGAAACCTTAAGACTACATCCAGCAGCTCCTCTTTTACTTCCAAGAGAAACAATGGCTGATATAAAGATTCAAGGCTACGACATTCCTTGCAAAACCCTTCTTTTGATCAACGCATGGTCAATAGgacgaaaccctaaactctGGAGAAACCCTGAGGAGTTTAATCCGGACAGGTTTATCGATTGTCCTATTGACTACAAAGGTAATAACTTTGAGATGTTACCATTTGGTTCTGTTCGGAAGATATGTCCAGGGATGGCTTTCGGGATTGCGACCGTCGAATTGACACTACTGAACTTGCTCTACTTCTTTGATTGGAGATTGCCTGAGGAAAGTAAAGATATAGACATGGAAGAAGCTGGTGATACCACCATTGTTAAGAAAGTTCCTCTTGAGCTGATCCCGGTTCCTTATCATCGAATGATGGCTTAA
- the LOC104793908 gene encoding cytochrome P450 71B26-like, with protein MANIWILLLLFLIILLFLVAFKRTNHGQHRQIPSPPGFPIIGNLHQLGALQHQSLWNLSKKYGPVMLLRLGKVPTVVLSSSETAKQALKDNDLHCCSRPPSAGTRELSYNYLDMSSSPYNEYWKELRKLCAQELLSAHKIQSIQPIKDEEDKKVIDTIAESASLKDPVNLSKTFLALTTSVVC; from the exons atgGCTAATATTTGGATTCTATTACTTCTCTTCCTAATCATCTTACTTTTTCTCGTGGCCTTCAAACGCACAAATCATGGGCAGCATCGACAAATACCATCTCCTCCTGGTTTTCCCATCATCGGAAACTTACACCAGCTCGGAGCATTACAACATCAGTCTCTATGGAATCTCTCAAAAAAGTATGGTCCTGTGATGCTTTTAAGGCTTGGAAAAGTCCCAACAGTTGTACTTTCTTCCTCTGAAACAGCAAAACAAGCTCTCAAAGACAATGACCTCCATTGTTGTAGCCGTCCTCCCTCAGCAG GAACAAGAGAGCTCTCGTACAACTATCTGGATATGTCTTCCTCTCCTTATAATGAATACTGGAAAGAACTAAGGAAGCTTTGTGCACAAGAACTCCTGAGTGCTCACAAAATTCAATCCATTCAACCCATAAAGGACGAGGAGGACAAGAAAGTGATTGATACAATCGCGGAGTCAGCTTCTCTGAAAGATCCGGTTAACTTGAGCAAGACGTTTCTTGCTTTAACTACAAGTGTAGTTTGCTAG
- the LOC104790258 gene encoding cytochrome P450 71B26-like, giving the protein MLGSFSASDFFPHIGWIIDMFKGLQGRRVKSVQDFDAFYEQMFDLHNKEKQEGSDDFVDLLLRFEKEETVVGNDKLTRNHIKAILMNILLGGIDTSAITMTWAMAELAKNPRVMNKVQSEIRSHIKNKERISFDDTDKLEYLKMVIKETWRLHPPTPLLLPREVMTEFKINGYTIPVKTRLFVNVWAIGRDPDTWKDPETFLPERFMDSNIDAKGQNFELLSFGSGRRICPGMYMGTTMVEFGLANLLYHFDWKLPEGMTVEDIDMEEAPGLTMSKKSELLLVPLKYLDH; this is encoded by the exons ATGTTGGGAAGCTTCTCTGCCTCAGATTTTTTTCCGCATATCGGATGGATCATCGATATGTTCAAAGGTTTACAAGGGCGGAGAGTAAAAAGCGTACAAGATTTCGATGCCTTCTATGAGCAAATGTTTGATCTGCATAATAAGGAAAAACAAGAAGGGAGTGACGATTTCGTGGATCTCCTTCTGAggtttgagaaagaagaaactgttGTTGGAAATGACAAGCTCACAAGAAACCATATCAAAGCAATATTGATG AACATTCTTTTAGGAGGGATCGATACTTCAGCAATAACAATGACATGGGCAATGGCAGAACTTGCCAAAAACCCTAGAGTCATGAATAAAGTTCAATCCGAAATCAGAAGCCAtatcaagaacaaagaaagaatcAGCTTCGACGACACTGATAAGCTCGAATACCTGAAAATGGTGATCAAAGAAACATGGAGGTTACATCCACCAACACCTCTTCTCCTCCCAAGAGAAGTAATGACGGAATTTAAGATCAATGGCTACACCATTCCAGTCAAGACACGGCTTTTTGTGAATGTATGGGCTATTGGTCGTGATCCTGATACCTGGAAAGATCCGGAAACGTTTCTCCCCGAAAGGTTTATGGATAGTAACATTGATGCAAAAGGACAGAACTTTGAGCTGTTGTCGTTTGGGAGTGGTAGGAGAATATGTCCTGGAATGTACATGGGAACAACAATGGTGGAGTTTGGCCTAGCTAATCTGTTGTATCATTTTGATTGGAAGTTACCAGAAGGCATGACAGTTGAAGATATCGATATGGAAGAAGCTCCTGGACTTACTATGAGCAAAAAAAGTGAACTTTTACTTGTTCCTCTGAAGTACTTAGACCACTGA
- the LOC104790250 gene encoding cytochrome P450 71B23-like codes for MSIFLCFLWLLLLLLVTIIFTRKSHSSKLKLPPGPPKLPIIGNLHYFKGLPHRCLLDLSKIHGPVMQLQFGFVPLVVISSNHAAQEVLKTHDLDCCSRPETIATKTISYNFKDIGFAPYGEEWRALRKLAVIELFSLKKLNAFRYIREEENDLLVKKLSEASQKQSPVNLKKALFTFSASIVCRLAFGQNLHESEFIDEDSMEDLASRSEKIQEKFAFSDFFPGGWILDIITGQSKSLNGIFADLDGFFNQVLDDHLKPGRRVLETPDVVDVMIDMMNKQSQDGSFQLTTDHIKGVISDIFLAGVNTSATTILWAMTELMRSPRVMKKVQDEVRTVLGEKRERVTEQDLNQLNYFKLVIKETFRLHPAAPLLLPREVMSQIKIQDYDIPEKTQIMVNVYAIGRDPNLWENPDEFKPERFVDSSVDYRGLNFELLPFGSGRRICPGMTMGIATVELGLLNLLYFFDWGLPEGRTVKDIDLEEEGATIVGKKVSLQLVPTRRH; via the exons atgtcaattttcctctgtttcctctggcTTTTGTTACTTCTCTTAGTAACAATAATCTTCACAAGAAAATCCCATTCCTCAAAACTGAAACTTCCTCCGGGACCACCAAAACTTCCGATCATCGGAAACTTACACTACTTCAAAGGATTACCTCACAGATGTCTCCTAGACCTCTCGAAAATCCACGGTCCAGTCATGCAGCTCCAGTTCGGATTCGTCCCTTTGGTAGTAATCTCTTCAAACCATGCAGCACAAGAAGTTCTCAAAACCCATGACCTAGATTGTTGCAGCCGACCAGAAACCATAGCGACAAAGACAATCTCTTACAACTTTAAAGACATCGGATTCGCTCCTTACGGAGAAGAATGGAGAGCGTTGAGGAAGCTCGCTGTGATCGAGCTATTCAGCTTGAAAAAACTCAACGCTTTTAGGTatataagagaagaagagaatgactTGTTGGTCAAGAAACTCTCTGAAGCTTCTCAGAAGCAATCTCCTGTGAATTTGAAGAAAGCCCTTTTCACTTTTAGCGCTAGTATCGTGTGTAGACTCGCCTTCGGTCAAAATCTTCACGAATCCGAGTTTATCGACGAAGATAGCATGGAGGATTTAGCGTCTAggtcagagaagattcaggagAAATTCGCTTTCTCTGATTTCTTCCCCGGAGGTTGGATTCTTGATATAATCACTGGTCAAAGCAAGAGCTTAAACGGTATTTTCGCAGATCTTGACGGATTTTTCAACCAAGTACTCGATGATCATCTAAAGCCTGGAAGAAGAGTATTAGAGACTCCAGATGTTGTGGATGTGATGATTGATATGATGAATAAACAAAGCCAAGATGGTTCTTTTCAGCTCACTACTGATCATATCAAAGGAGTCATCTCT GACATATTTCTTGCCGGAGTAAACACAAGTGCAACGACAATTCTTTGGGCAATGACAGAGTTAATGAGAAGCCCAAGAGTGATGAAGAAAGTGCAGGATGAGGTTAGGACAGTACTTggtgaaaaaagagagagagtcacAGAACAAGATCTTAACCAACTTAACTACTTCAAGCTAGTGATCAAAGAGACATTCAGATTACACCCAGCAGCTCCACTTTTATTACCAAGAGAGGTAATGTCTCAAATCAAGATCCAAGACTACGACATTCCAGAAAAGACTCAGATCATGGTCAATGTTTACGCGATAGGACGCGATCCTAACCTCTGGGAGAATCCAGATGAGTTTAAACCAGAAAGATTCGTTGATAGTTCTGTTGACTACAGAGGACTTAACTTCGAGCTTTTGCCGTTTGGTTCTGGTCGAAGGATTTGCCCCGGTATGACAATGGGGATCGCGACAGTCGAATTAGGTTTGTTGAATTTGCTTTACTTCTTTGATTGGGGATTGCCTGAAGGAAGGACTGTGAAAGATAtcgatttggaagaagaaggtgcGACTATTGTCGGTAAGAAAGTTTCCCTCCAACTTGTGCCTACTCGTCGTCattga
- the LOC104790251 gene encoding cytochrome P450 71B3-like, whose translation MSIFLYFILFLLPPVLLTLILMNKIKDSKQNLPPGPQKLPIIGNLHQLQGMLHRWLHDLSKKHGPVMLLRLGFLDLVVISSSQAAEEALKVHDLECCTRPKTNASSKFWRDGKDIAFASYGEVSRELRKVSVLNFFSTKKVRSFRYIREEENDLMVKKLKESSQKKSTVDLSQTIFYLVGSIIFRSTFGQHLDENKHVNKEKIKELMFDVQQVGSLSSSDLFPAGVGWFMDFVSGRHRKLHQVFVEVDTLLNHIIDDHLRNPIEETTRDRPDIVDSLLEMINKEEPYESFKLTIDNLKGIIQDIYLAGVDTSAITMIWAMAELIKNPRVMNKVQDEIRTCIGIKQNERIKEEDVDKLQYLKLVIKETLRLHPASPLLLPRETMAEFKIQGYNIPRKTLLLVNAWSIGRSPDLWQNPEEFNPDRFIDCPIDYKGNDFEMLPFGSGRRICPGIAFAIATVELGLLNLLYFFDWRLPEEDKDIGMEEAGDVTIIKKVPLKLLPVFH comes from the exons ATGTCGATTTTTCTGTATttcatcttgtttcttcttcctcccgtTCTATTAACGTTAATATTaatgaacaaaatcaaagattccaAACAGAATCTTCCTCCTGGCCCACAGAAGCTTCCGATCATCGGAAACTTACATCAGCTACAAGGGATGCTTCACAGATGGCTTCACGATCTCTCCAAGAAACACGGACCCGTGATGCTTCTCCGTCTAGGTTTTCTCGATTTGGTTGTGATCTCATCGAGCCAAGCGGCTGAAGAAGCACTTAAAGTACATGACCTTGAGTGTTGTACCAGACCTAAGACCAACGCCTCATCAAAATTCTGGCGTGATGGTAAAGACATCGCCTTTGCGTCATACGGTGAGGTTTCGAGAGAGCTGCGCAAAGTTTCTGTTCTTAACTTTTTCAGCACGAAAAAGGTTCGATCTTTTAGGTacataagagaagaagagaatgatttGATGGTCAAGAAACTTAAAGAATCAAGTCAGAAGAAGAGTACAGTTGATTTGAGCCAAACCATTTTCTATCTAGTTGGAAGTATCATATTCAGATCTACCTTCGGGCAGCATTTGGACGAGAACAAGCATGTCAATAAGGAAAAGATCAAAGAACTCATGTTTGATGTCCAACAAGTTGGATCTTTAAGTAGCTCTGATCTTTTCCCTGCTGGTGTGGGATGGTTTATGGACTTTGTTTCAGGACGTCATAGGAAACTTCACCAAGTTTTCGTCGAGGTTGATACTTTGTTGAATCATATTATTGATGATCACCTGAGAAACCCTATAGAAGAAACAACTCGTGACCGTCCTGATATCGTTGACTCACTCTTAGAAatgataaataaagaagaaCCATATGAGTCTTTCAAGCTCACCATTGATAATCTCAAAGGAATCATCCAa GATATATATCTTGCTGGAGTAGACACAAGCGCCATCACCATGATTTGGGCAATGGCAGAGCTTATTAAAAACCCACGGGTGATGAACAAAGTTCAAGATGAGATCCGAACATGCATTGgaatcaaacaaaatgaaagaatCAAGGAAGAAGACGTTGATAAGCTCCAGTACTTGAAGCTTGTGATCAAAGAAACCTTAAGACTACACCCAGCATCTCCTCTTTTACTTCCACGAGAAACAATGGCAGAATTCAAGATTCAAGGCTACAACATTCCTCGCAAAACACTTCTTTTGGTTAACGCATGGTCGATAGGACGAAGCCCTGATCTCTGGCAAAACCCTGAGGAGTTTAACCCGGACAGGTTTATCGATTGTCCTATCGACTACAAAGGAAATGACTTTGAGATGTTACCATTTGGTTCTGGTCGGAGAATATGTCCAGGGATAGCTTTTGCGATTGCGACTGTTGAATTGGGACTCTTGAACTTGCTTTACTTCTTTGATTGGAGACTGCCTGAAGAGGATAAAGATATTGGCATGGAAGAGGCTGGTGATGTCACAATTATTAAGAAAGTTCCTCTTAAACTTCTCCCAGTTTTTCATTGA
- the LOC104790254 gene encoding cytochrome P450 71B25-like has product MAILLLLLFLPFLFSLMMKKIRNSKQNLPPGPAKLPIIGNLHQLKGMLHRCLYDLSKKHGPVMHLRLGFVPMVLLSSSEAAEEALKTHDLECCTRPNTNATRVFSRNNKNIGLGAYGDAWRELRKLSVREYFSVKKVQSFRYVREEETELMVKKLRELALKQSPVDLSKTLFCLAASIVFRPVFGQSFLENKHFSEDKIEELVFEAQRSLTFKVSDLFPIPGLGWFIGFVSGQHKRLNNVFTEVDTFLNYIIDDHQLQITNQDHPDIVDTLLQMIHKQEHDKSFKLTIDHLKGISQDIFLAGIDTSAITMIWAMAELVRNPRVMKKAQDEIRNCIGIKARIEDEDVNKLQYLKLVIKETLRLHPAAPLLLPRETMADIKIQGYDIPRKTLLLVNAWSIGRDPKYWKNPEEFNPERFIDCPVDYKGQNFEFIPFGSGRRICPGMASGLATIELALLNLLNFFDWKLPDEKKDMDMEESGDVTVVKKVPLELLPILRH; this is encoded by the exons ATGGCGATTCTTCTCTTGCTTCTATTCCTTCCCTTTCTCTTCTCGTTAATGATGAAAAAGATAAGGAATTCGAAACAGAATCTGCCTCCCGGCCCAGCAAAACTTCCGATCATCGGAAACTTACACCAGCTAAAAGGGATGCTTCACAGATGTCTTTACGATCTCTCCAAGAAACACGGACCCGTGATGCATCTCCGTCtagggtttgtcccaatggttTTGCTCTCATCGAGTGAAGCAGCTGAAGAAGCTCTTAAAACACATGACCTTGAGTGTTGCACACGCCCTAACACAAACGCCACAAGGGTTTTCTCCCGTAACAACAAAAACATCGGCCTTGGGGCATACGGTGATGCATGGAGAGAGCTTCGTAAGCTTTCAGTTCGTGAGTATTTCAGCGTGAAAAAGGTTCAATCTTTCAGGTATGTTAGGGAGGAAGAGACTGAATTGATGGTCAAGAAACTAAGAGAATTGGCTTTGAAGCAATCTCCCGTCGATTTGAGCAAAACCCTCTTTTGCCTAGCTGCAAGTATCGTGTTCAGACCTGTCTTTGGACAGAGTTTCTTAGAGAACAAGCATTTCAGTGAAGATAAGATCGAAGAACTGGTGTTTGAAGCGCAGAGAAGCTTAACTTTCAAAGTCTCTGATCTTTTTCCTATTCCTGGTCTTGGATGGTTTATAGGCTTTGTGTCAGGCCAACATAAGAGGCTTAACAATGTCTTCACTGAGGTTGAtacttttcttaattatataattgatGATCATCAATTACAGATAACAAATCAAGATCATCCTGATATCGTAGACACTCTCTTACAAATGatacataaacaagaacatgataAATCTTTCAAGCTCACCATTGATCATCTCAAAGGAATTAGCCAA GATATATTTCTGGCTGGGATAGACACAAGTGCTATCACCATGATTTGGGCGATGGCAGAGCTCGTTAGAAATCCGAGAGTGATGAAGAAAGCTCAAGACGAGATCCGAAATTGCATTGGTATTAAGGCGAGAATCGAGGACGAAGATGTCAATAAGCTTCAGTACTTGAAGCTTGTGATCAAAGAAACCTTAAGACTACATCCAGCAGCTCCTCTTTTACTTCCAAGAGAAACAATGGCTGATATCAAGATCCAAGGCTACGACATTCCTCGAAAAACACTTCTTTTGGTTAACGCATGGTCGATAGGACGAGATCCGAAATACTGGAAAAACCCTGAGGAGTTTAACCCGGAGAGGTTTATCGACTGTCCTGTGGACTACAAAGGACAAAACTTTGAGTTTATTCCCTTTGGCTCTGGTCGTAGGATTTGTCCTGGAATGGCTTCGGGTCTTGCGACCATTGAATTGGCACTCTTGAATTTGCTTAACTTCTTTGATTGGAAATTGCCTGACGAGAAGAAAGATATGGACATGGAAGAATCTGGTGATGTCACTGTTGTTAAGAAAGTTCCTCTTGAGCTTTTACCTATCCTTCGCCATTGA